CGACGGGTACATTGATTCTAATTATGGGTTGGACGCACTTTGGCAAAAGATTGAAATGCTGCTACCAACTAGCTTGCACGCACTGATTCAAGGTACACCCTCCCTACATCGGACTTTCCAAGATGTACATAGCCAATCTGCACATCCGCAAATCATTGCTCATTCTTTGTTGGCTGGAGGTGTTGAACTACTTCCAATTCCACTGGTAAGCTTACCAATGGTAGCTTCGGTCCAGGCAAGAATGTTCCAAGCTTTAGCTTCAATTTATCGACAAGAAGTGAGCTGGCGAAGTTTTGTTGATTTCTTGAGTGCCATTGGACTTGGCATGATGCTACATATTGGAGGGAGGGAACTCATAAAATTCATCCCAGTGTATGGAACCATTGTCAGTTCCCTGTACACAGCAGCCGCTACATATGCTTTAGGTAAGACAATGTGCTTATACCTTCATCACCAGCGACTTGGGAGTTTACCCAAAGTAGATGAGTTACGTGAAATCTACGAATCACAATTCAAAGAAGGACGAGAAATATTAGAAAAATTTATCTCTGAAAAGAAAAAAGGTTGAATCCCAAAAAGTCGTGTGGCTCCAATGAGCCGACTGTGATAGATTAACTTTTTGAAAATCATCTTCCTTTTAGAATATTCAAAAAAATATGCATGACGATACACGAGTCGTTCACTCAGGTAGGCATCCAAAATATTTCCATGGAGCAGTAAATCCACCGGTTTATCATGTCTCTACCATTCTCTCTGAGACGTTAGAAGAACTTGAAGAACGTGGACGGACCACAGAGGTTGCGCGGCACACTTCCTATGGACGAAAAGGCAATCCCACATCATGGGCTTTGGAGGATGCTATCGCTGAGTTGGAGGGGGGCTTTGCATGTCTGACCTTTCCCTCTGGTATCGCAGCCGTTGGCAATGCACTTCTGGCCTTTCTGAAAGCAGGTGATCATTTGCTAATGGTGGACAGTGTATATGGACCCACCAGAGATTTCTGTAACAAATATTTGGGGCGTTTTGGAGTCGAAACAACATTCTATGATCCTTGCATTAGAAGCGAAATCAGAGAGTTGATTCGACCGAACACAAAACTACTTTTCCTGGAATCACCTGGTTCCCAAACTTTTGAAGTCCAAGATGTCCCAACCCTGGGTACGATTGCTCACGCAAACGATCTCATAGTGATGATGGACAACACTTGGGGAACCCCTCTTTTTTTCAAGGCCTTTCAACATGGCATAGACGTTTCCATCCAAGCTGGAACCAAGTATATTGTTGGACACTCAGATGTAAGTCTTGGAACGGTAACCACAACCCGTGAATTTTGGCCAATCCTGAAGGACGCAGCTTGGCAACTCGGGCAATGCAGTGGCCCTGATGATCTTTATCTGGCCCAACGTGGATTGAGAACCATGTCGGTGCGGTTAAACAGGCATCAACAAAGCGCAATGGAGATTGCGGGATGGCTGCAGAAAGAGCCTGAGATCAAGCGGGTGCTATACCCTGCGCTCCCAAGTGACCCAGGGTACTCTATTTGGCAAAGAGATTTTTTAGGTGCAACTGGTTTATTTGGGGTAGAATTATACCCTTGTGACCCCAAGGGAATCGAACAGATGCTTAATGGTATGGAGCTTTTTGGGATGGGATATTCATGGGGCGGTTTTGAGAGCTTAATCCTCCCTACCAACCCAAAAACAATGAGAACAGCGTCACCTTGGCGCTTTGAAGGGCCGCTTTTGCGGCTTCACATCGGGCTGGAAGCCCTTGATGATTTGCGTTCAGATTTGGAAGCCGGTCTCAAAAGATTTAGAGAGGCTTCCTAAGACGACGCAAACCCTCACATTGGAGTGAAAGATGCGTTACCTTGATTATGCTGATCTAGCAAATCCTCGAAAAGAGGATTCTCACCACACCTATGACTTCCTCAAAGACGTCCCCGTAATTGTCAGTGCCGAAGTTGCCCGAAAAAATATGACGATTCGAGAAATCCTCAGTTTACGCAAAGGGTCTACAATCGGGTTCGATAAGCTATTAGGAGAACCCATTGACATGGTAGTTGTGGACAAAAACCCAGCTCGACAAAGAGTCACTGCTCGTGGAGAAATTGTAGTCCTCAATGAACGCTACGGATTTAGAGTTACCTCTGTAGAAAGTACTCAAGAGAAAAAATCCACTGAGATCGTGCATCTTGATGCCGAGATGAATGATGAACCGGGGGGTTCCCACTTTCCTCTGGGCTTTCATAGATGAAAGGAGAACATTCCTAGTGGAATCAATGCCTTTTATTTACATGACAAATTTAATGTGTTTGCCAGGAATTCGAAATGAATGCAGCTCCTGAAGTAACTCCAATTCCGTGCTTGAAAGACAACTACGCTTATCTACTCCGCTGTCCATCCACAGGACAAACTGGCGTCGTAGATCCTTCGGTAGCCCAACCTGTACTAAAGGTATTGAGAGATAAAGGATGGGGTTTGGATTACATTTTTAATACTCATCATCACTGGGATCATGTCGGGGGAAATGAGGAGTTGAAACAACAATTTCCAAGTGTTCGTATTTTTGGTCATCAATCTGATGAGGGACGTATTCCAGGACTAACGGATGGGGTACAGGATGGTCAAGTAATCGGATTCGGAGCCTTGAATGGAGTTGTAATTCACAATCCTGGACATACTACAGGTGCAATAACTTATGTTTGGGGAGATGCTGCCTTCACGGGAGACACCCTTTTCGCTGCGGGATGTGGTAGGGTCTTTGAAGGATCACCCCAAGATATGTATTCCTCACTACATCAAAAGATCGGTTCACTTCCACCAGAAACTCGACTCTATTTTGGGCATGAATATACCGAAAAAAACTTGGAGTTTTGCTTAGACGTGGAGCCAAACAACCACAAAACTCATTTGCTTTTAAAGGAGGTACGCAAGATACGATCTGAAGGGAAATTCACAACCCCTTCAACAATTTCTCAAGAATTTGCCACGAACCCGTTTATGAGAACTCAGGAGTTAGAAATTCAAAAAAGAGTTCGAAAATTAGAACCAGATGCTGATTTAAATCCAGTATCTGTTTTTCGAGTGCTTAGAGAGTATAAGAATCGTTTCTAATTTTTTGGTAATTCTCTGAATGAATCCTTGGCAGCACCTTGAGAAAGTCCGCCAAAAATCTTCTAGATTATGGCTAGGACTGATGTCAGGCACTTCTCTGGATGGATTGGACATTGCCCTTGTAGCAATAGCAGGATCGGGTTCATCAACAAAAATCTCCTTAGAAGCCTTTGCTTCGCCTCCCTACTCCGCAGAGTGGCAACATTGCCTCCAACATTGTACCAATCCGATGGAGGTCAGTGCCATTGAACTTGGGCAACTTCATGTCGGTCTAGGGTCTCACTGGGCTGAAATAGTTCTCCAGCAACTCCATGAATGGCATATTGACCTGCAATCCATTGACGCTCTGGCTAGCCATGGTCAAACTGTTCTACACTTGCCTCCTGAGTCTTCACTAAGGGCGTATCTGCCAAAAAGTTTTCCCAACCAATTTTCCGCCACGTGGCAATTAGGTGATGCCGACCAATTGGCTCAAAGCATAGGTCTGCCTGTAGTTTCAGATTTCCGCATGAAAGATTTGGCTGGTGGTGGTACAGGGGCCCCTCTTTTGCCATATCTTGATTTCCTTCTTTTCAATAAAATAGGGGTTGAAAGGATCCTTCACAATCTTGGAGGAATCAGTAATCTGACATTCTTACCAGGTTCAGATAACTCTGAAGAAGTCTTAGCATTTGATACAGGTCCTGCAAATCTTCTCTTGAACATCGGAATGCAGCACTCAGGCACAGGTGAGCTATATGATAAAGACGGTCAGACGGCCGCAAAGGGGAAAGCGAACAATATATTACTGAATCAATGGTTGAAGCACCCCTACTTAGATTTTAAACCGCCAAAATCAACTGGCCGAGAAGAATTTGGTTCTGAATTGATGAGAACCTGGTTGAATGAGGCAAAGTCAGCGGGGCTTTCTCTTCCAGATTTGATGGCCACACTCACTGCTTTTACGGCAGAATCCATCAATCGAGCTTATAGAGATCATTTACCAAGCTTGCCCATAGAATCTTTTTTGAGCGGAGGTGGCTCATTCAATAAGGCACTTAGGAAGCAGATTGAGAGAAGATTGCCTGAGATTCATTTTCGAGATTTTTCTGAACTGGGCCAACCTGCAGAGGCAAGAGAGGCAATTGGTTTTTCAGTGCTGGGGAATCAGTTTCTAATGGGAGAGTCAACTACTTTTCCTAGTATCACGGGAAACCAATCATCCGTGATACTGGGTAAACTATCACTACCTAATTGAACTCTTCGTTTGCACATCCTTCTTTAGATAAAGTGGCTGAACTTGTTCAATTGGTAATTCCTTGACTTGCCCAAGATGGGCAGCTTTATAAATCATCCAGGCATCTGGAACTGGATACTCAAGAATAACTTTTTTTAGCTTAGCCAATTCCGAATCCTTTCTTTGCCCCAATTGTAACAAGTGAACCGGATTTTCTAAAACAGCATCAGGAAGATCTTTAAATTCGGAGAGTTCAATGTCAGAAGTCATTTCTGGAAAGCCGTTTTCATTAAATTGAAACCAAGCCCAGAAAACTTCTTGCCTGGTACAATTCAGCATTACGGGGAAAGGTTCCAATTGAGGTGAAACTTGAAAAGCCAGAACGTCCAAACTGGTTACGCAACGAATCGGCAGCTTAAGTACTTGGGCAATTGTGCGGATGACACTAAGAGCGATTCTAACACCTGTATAAGAACCCGGTCCACGATTCACGATCAACTCATCAACATCATCTGGATCCCAATTCAAATTTTTCAGCAACTCCTGCAATTGTGTGAGTACGATTTGAGCGTTGCGGCGCCTGCAATGAGTGTAAAGCAATGCTCTAGGCTCGTGCTCTTCTACTAAACCCAGGCTAAGATTTTCAAAGAGGGTATCCAACACGAGGGATTTCAACTCATCAACCTTTCGTATAAAGAATCATGGCTACTCATGATGAGTTCTCTACTACCATCTGAAACATAATTGATTTTGATATTGAGCAATCCCTGATTTTCAATTAAGGGCCTCAGCAGTTTTGGCCACTCTACCAAAGTGATACCATCCACAGCGATTAAATCTTCAAAATCAAAGTCTTCCAGTTCATTTTGATCCTCTAGACGATACAAGTCCAAATGATGGATGACTCCCGAATTGTAAGAGTACATATTCACCATGGTATAGGTGGGAGAAGTTACCAAATTTATTGGCACCCCCAGGCTTGCGCATATATTTTTGCAGAGAGTTGTTTTGCCTGAACCTAAATCTCCTTCCATCATTATTATACATCCAGGTTCCAATATTTTTGAAAGTTTTGCTCCAGCAGTTGCCGTTGCCTTTAAATCAGGTAAAAACCATTTGATCGTGATCATGAGCAAAATTAGATGAAATCTGTGACTCTTGAATTTAAGGAAGTCTCTTATAGAGCAAAAGATGAAGAATCAGATCTAACTGAGGTCAGCTTTTCTCTCCGAAGAGGGCAACGGACAAGCTTACAATGTGTCCGTCCTGAGCAGTCTGAAACCATTTGGCGATTATTGCAAACCAATCTAAGGCCCCATAAGGGGGATATAGATGCCCCTGTTCGAGATCAATGCTATAGTAACCGACTTCTAGAAACAGCTTTAGATCCGCAAAAAACAGTTTTAGAAAATCTGGCCTCACCTCGATTTGAGATGCGCCCTTGGGTAGCAGGCAAACCTCGGACATGGCAACAACTTGCAGATATGCTGGAGGTTTCTAACAGCACCCTGCGAAGATCATTAGATTCAGTTGAGGCCAGCAGCCGGCAAAGAGTAATTTGGCTATTTTTGTGGTGCTTGGACGTAGAGCTCTTGATCTTGGAATCGGTTCTGGAGGATCTTGATCAATCCTTGAAAAAACTAGTTTTTGATTGGTGGGAGGACTCTAAAGGTACAATTCTGTACTTG
The sequence above is drawn from the SAR324 cluster bacterium genome and encodes:
- the metC gene encoding cystathionine beta-lyase; translation: MHDDTRVVHSGRHPKYFHGAVNPPVYHVSTILSETLEELEERGRTTEVARHTSYGRKGNPTSWALEDAIAELEGGFACLTFPSGIAAVGNALLAFLKAGDHLLMVDSVYGPTRDFCNKYLGRFGVETTFYDPCIRSEIRELIRPNTKLLFLESPGSQTFEVQDVPTLGTIAHANDLIVMMDNTWGTPLFFKAFQHGIDVSIQAGTKYIVGHSDVSLGTVTTTREFWPILKDAAWQLGQCSGPDDLYLAQRGLRTMSVRLNRHQQSAMEIAGWLQKEPEIKRVLYPALPSDPGYSIWQRDFLGATGLFGVELYPCDPKGIEQMLNGMELFGMGYSWGGFESLILPTNPKTMRTASPWRFEGPLLRLHIGLEALDDLRSDLEAGLKRFREAS
- a CDS encoding FliM/FliN family flagellar motor switch protein yields the protein MRYLDYADLANPRKEDSHHTYDFLKDVPVIVSAEVARKNMTIREILSLRKGSTIGFDKLLGEPIDMVVVDKNPARQRVTARGEIVVLNERYGFRVTSVESTQEKKSTEIVHLDAEMNDEPGGSHFPLGFHR
- the gloB gene encoding hydroxyacylglutathione hydrolase — protein: MNAAPEVTPIPCLKDNYAYLLRCPSTGQTGVVDPSVAQPVLKVLRDKGWGLDYIFNTHHHWDHVGGNEELKQQFPSVRIFGHQSDEGRIPGLTDGVQDGQVIGFGALNGVVIHNPGHTTGAITYVWGDAAFTGDTLFAAGCGRVFEGSPQDMYSSLHQKIGSLPPETRLYFGHEYTEKNLEFCLDVEPNNHKTHLLLKEVRKIRSEGKFTTPSTISQEFATNPFMRTQELEIQKRVRKLEPDADLNPVSVFRVLREYKNRF
- a CDS encoding anhydro-N-acetylmuramic acid kinase, translating into MNPWQHLEKVRQKSSRLWLGLMSGTSLDGLDIALVAIAGSGSSTKISLEAFASPPYSAEWQHCLQHCTNPMEVSAIELGQLHVGLGSHWAEIVLQQLHEWHIDLQSIDALASHGQTVLHLPPESSLRAYLPKSFPNQFSATWQLGDADQLAQSIGLPVVSDFRMKDLAGGGTGAPLLPYLDFLLFNKIGVERILHNLGGISNLTFLPGSDNSEEVLAFDTGPANLLLNIGMQHSGTGELYDKDGQTAAKGKANNILLNQWLKHPYLDFKPPKSTGREEFGSELMRTWLNEAKSAGLSLPDLMATLTAFTAESINRAYRDHLPSLPIESFLSGGGSFNKALRKQIERRLPEIHFRDFSELGQPAEAREAIGFSVLGNQFLMGESTTFPSITGNQSSVILGKLSLPN
- the tsaB gene encoding tRNA (adenosine(37)-N6)-threonylcarbamoyltransferase complex dimerization subunit type 1 TsaB, which gives rise to MKSLVLDTLFENLSLGLVEEHEPRALLYTHCRRRNAQIVLTQLQELLKNLNWDPDDVDELIVNRGPGSYTGVRIALSVIRTIAQVLKLPIRCVTSLDVLAFQVSPQLEPFPVMLNCTRQEVFWAWFQFNENGFPEMTSDIELSEFKDLPDAVLENPVHLLQLGQRKDSELAKLKKVILEYPVPDAWMIYKAAHLGQVKELPIEQVQPLYLKKDVQTKSSIR
- the tsaE gene encoding tRNA (adenosine(37)-N6)-threonylcarbamoyltransferase complex ATPase subunit type 1 TsaE, with the protein product MITIKWFLPDLKATATAGAKLSKILEPGCIIMMEGDLGSGKTTLCKNICASLGVPINLVTSPTYTMVNMYSYNSGVIHHLDLYRLEDQNELEDFDFEDLIAVDGITLVEWPKLLRPLIENQGLLNIKINYVSDGSRELIMSSHDSLYERLMS